Genomic segment of Candidatus Dependentiae bacterium:
AGCATGGGAGATTTATCAGCATGCGGTATTGAAATTGCGGTGCAACCGGATGTTGGAGATGATGAAAAGCTCGCGCAAGCATTGCAGCTGCAATTGAATCTTGAGCTTATGCATGAACGCGAAGCTCGTGAGCAAGAACAACAAAAAGCAAATTTAATTTGTGAAAGTTCAAACATAGAGATTATTGAAGATTCAGATGAAGACTTTTCACAACACGCTTTGGTTAATGATCAAAAGCGCAAAAAAGGCACAAGAATCTTTTCTGGAGCAACCAGTGATGCGCAATTTATTGCACAGCTCAAACAGGCAATCAATGATGTCGACATAACCCAAGATCTGTATCAAGTTCTGTTTGATCGACTTTCTGCCCAAGTGCCGAGCAGTTTTTCGATGCTCATGAATCGAGAGATTGGTAGAGCGAGTCGGTACGATGTGATGGAGCGCAATTTTAGTGAACCATCAATAACATCGTATGCACGCTACTTTCCAGAATGCTTAATGGTAGGTGATGATAAAGGAGCTGAAGCGCAGGTGAACACACTTGAGGGGCATACAAAGACGGTTTATTGCATCAAGCAACTGCATGATGGTCAACTGGTTTCTTGTTCAAATGATCAAACGATTAGGGTGTGGGATCTAGATTCCAACAGGTGCTTTGCAACACTTGAAGGGCATGCAGGTTTGGTTAATTGCATTAAACAACTGGACGATGGTCGACTGGTTTCTTGTTCAAATGATAAAACGATTAAGGTGTGGGATCTGAATGCCAACAAGTGCGTTGCCACACTTCAGAGGCATACAAAGAGGGTTAGATGTATTAATCAACTGAATGATGGTCGACTGGTTTCTGGTTTTGGTTATGGAACGATTAAGCTGTGGGATCTAAATACCAACAGGTGCGTTGCCACACTTGAGGGGCATAGAGCTTGGGTTAATTGCATTAAACAACTGAATGATGGTCGACTGGTTTCTGGTTCTCGTGATAAAACAATTAAGCTCTGGGATTTGAATACAAACAGGTGTATTGTCACACTTGAGGGGCATAGAGCTTGGGTTAATTGCATCAAGCAACTGGATGATGGTCGGCTTGCTTCTGGTTCAATTGATGGAACGATTAAGGTGTGGGATCTAAATACCAACAGGTGCGTTGCCACACTTGACGGGCATGAACATTGGGTTAGATGCATCAAGCAACTGAATGATGGTCGACTGGCTTATGCTTCTGATGATGGAACGATTAAGGTCTGGGATTTGAATGCAAACAGGTGTGTTGCCACGCTTGAGGGGCATGAACATTGGGTTAGATGCATCAAGCAACTGAATGATGGTCGACTGGTTTCTTGTTCAAATGATAAAACAATTAAGCTGTGGAATTTGTATCCAGACCTTTCATTCGAGCAGATTGCACTGGTTGTTAATCTTGAGCAATATTTGCAAAAATCCAAAGTTGTTAATCTTGGTTATGGCTGGCGGGATGTTTTTGTAACATTGCCAGACTATTTTAAAAACCGCTTTCAATTGGTTGTTGGTTGATACTGAATGATCCAGAGGCAATCAAGCTACGGTTTTATTTACGAACTGAGTAGTACATAAACACATGAAAGATTCGTCATTTTATTTTCTTGTGTACCTGGACTTAGACACCTCCTTAGTTGGTTCTTATTTCAAAAAAGTGCTAATTATTGAAATAAGGATGCGTAATGGGTATCCTTATTTGAGAAACTATTGGAAAAGGAATAAATATAGAGGTAAAGGTAATTATGAAACGTACTACCGGAACGTATCAAACTTTGGGAAATCTTAGTTCTTTTGTTCC
This window contains:
- a CDS encoding WD40 repeat domain-containing protein encodes the protein SMGDLSACGIEIAVQPDVGDDEKLAQALQLQLNLELMHEREAREQEQQKANLICESSNIEIIEDSDEDFSQHALVNDQKRKKGTRIFSGATSDAQFIAQLKQAINDVDITQDLYQVLFDRLSAQVPSSFSMLMNREIGRASRYDVMERNFSEPSITSYARYFPECLMVGDDKGAEAQVNTLEGHTKTVYCIKQLHDGQLVSCSNDQTIRVWDLDSNRCFATLEGHAGLVNCIKQLDDGRLVSCSNDKTIKVWDLNANKCVATLQRHTKRVRCINQLNDGRLVSGFGYGTIKLWDLNTNRCVATLEGHRAWVNCIKQLNDGRLVSGSRDKTIKLWDLNTNRCIVTLEGHRAWVNCIKQLDDGRLASGSIDGTIKVWDLNTNRCVATLDGHEHWVRCIKQLNDGRLAYASDDGTIKVWDLNANRCVATLEGHEHWVRCIKQLNDGRLVSCSNDKTIKLWNLYPDLSFEQIALVVNLEQYLQKSKVVNLGYGWRDVFVTLPDYFKNRFQLVVG